A window of Parasynechococcus marenigrum WH 8102 contains these coding sequences:
- the psbU gene encoding photosystem II complex extrinsic protein PsbU yields the protein MKRLLSWLTGALLMAGLLAGLILPGSVHADEDLVGKYSGNEIRNIADDKIAAREGKVDLNNSSVRRFQQFPGMYPTMAGKIVLGGPYNDVDEVLNLDLSERQIELFNKYKENFTVTPPEIALNEGDDRINDGQYR from the coding sequence ATGAAGCGGCTGCTGAGCTGGCTGACCGGTGCGTTACTGATGGCAGGCCTGCTGGCCGGTCTGATCCTTCCCGGAAGCGTTCATGCTGACGAGGACCTGGTTGGCAAGTATTCCGGTAACGAGATCCGCAACATCGCGGACGACAAGATCGCTGCACGGGAGGGCAAGGTGGACCTCAACAACTCCTCCGTCCGCCGCTTCCAGCAGTTCCCCGGGATGTACCCAACCATGGCCGGCAAGATCGTGCTGGGCGGCCCTTACAACGACGTTGATGAGGTGTTGAACCTTGATCTGAGCGAGCGTCAGATCGAATTGTTCAACAAGTACAAGGAGAATTTCACGGTGACCCCACCCGAAATTGCTCTGAACGAAGGCGACGATCGGATCAACGACGGTCAGTACCGCTGA
- a CDS encoding MFS transporter: MRAFPLRLDQQRSLFLVVSGISTAGSFAGITAKGWILLHGSADPFVLALNFAALSLPSLLISGPAGVRTDRLGCETVLVQAQWGLLAAAALGALSIPLLEGTAQLLLLLGSTLMVGIAGAFELTARNKYCSLLVEEPKQLAGYLTSFSVVFNVGKLVGPPIGGWLVAMAGPAWALGIDAASYLLPIASVMFLLQPRRDMEQRSRGDGDATLLKAWKDCGSTLRGVLTLTAVLCVVNFFHPGLAPLIADQVLGPDPRDLGLFTSVLAAGSIAGGIVLQRCSTRFSRRPFLTLGCFGLITAIAQLGMAGSSSVAISLSMAFAIGAGTAGLLSSCNLITQIGAPQVMRGRMAGLSQIAFLGGGGISGLLAALLVMATSLSATFALTGGIGAVLALLWIRRRGGTVLEPLRSA; encoded by the coding sequence TTGAGAGCTTTCCCCCTCCGCCTGGACCAGCAACGCAGCCTGTTCCTGGTCGTGTCTGGCATCAGCACCGCAGGCTCCTTCGCCGGCATCACCGCCAAGGGCTGGATCCTGCTGCATGGCAGCGCCGACCCCTTCGTGCTGGCCTTGAACTTTGCAGCCTTATCACTCCCCAGCCTGTTGATCAGCGGTCCTGCCGGGGTGCGCACCGACCGTTTGGGCTGTGAAACGGTGCTCGTGCAAGCGCAGTGGGGGCTGCTGGCCGCCGCTGCCCTGGGGGCCCTCTCGATCCCGCTGCTGGAGGGAACAGCCCAGCTGCTGCTGCTGTTGGGCAGCACCTTGATGGTGGGCATCGCCGGCGCCTTCGAGCTCACCGCACGCAACAAGTATTGCTCCCTGCTGGTGGAGGAGCCCAAGCAGCTGGCGGGATACCTCACCAGCTTTTCGGTGGTGTTCAACGTGGGCAAATTGGTGGGCCCCCCGATCGGCGGATGGCTGGTGGCCATGGCAGGACCGGCATGGGCCCTGGGCATTGACGCCGCAAGTTATCTGCTGCCGATCGCCAGCGTGATGTTTTTACTCCAGCCACGCCGGGACATGGAACAACGCAGTCGTGGTGATGGCGATGCCACGTTGCTCAAGGCTTGGAAGGATTGCGGGTCCACCCTGCGGGGGGTTCTGACCCTCACCGCTGTGCTTTGCGTGGTGAACTTCTTTCACCCGGGCCTGGCTCCACTGATCGCAGATCAAGTACTGGGACCGGATCCACGGGATCTGGGGCTGTTCACCAGTGTGCTGGCGGCCGGCAGCATTGCCGGCGGCATCGTGCTGCAACGCTGCAGCACCCGCTTCAGCCGGCGACCATTCCTGACGCTGGGCTGCTTTGGACTGATCACAGCGATCGCCCAGCTGGGCATGGCGGGGAGCTCAAGCGTTGCTATTAGCTTGAGCATGGCCTTTGCAATCGGTGCTGGTACCGCTGGACTGCTGAGCAGTTGCAACCTGATCACGCAGATCGGAGCGCCTCAGGTGATGCGCGGACGGATGGCCGGATTGAGCCAGATCGCCTTTCTTGGCGGGGGTGGCATCAGCGGACTGCTAGCGGCCTTGCTGGTGATGGCCACCAGCCTGTCCGCCACCTTTGCCCTGACCGGCGGAATCGGTGCTGTGCTTGCGCTGCTCTGGATCCGCCGACGGGGGGGAACGGTGCTGGAGCCGCTCAGATCAGCTTGA
- a CDS encoding DUF4346 domain-containing protein produces MVKTPEAPASLTVAIDALDERLSQRFIALDPSGYFLIKVDADAGELVLEHYGNTIDEKGLARDSDTGEVLSCKGGNGLRQPSRIYRGSSAKQVGIQLTEGDGPHPLSRLDHALYLGRELQKAEQCLLNGSAYVQD; encoded by the coding sequence ATGGTCAAGACCCCTGAAGCCCCCGCATCGCTGACTGTGGCCATCGATGCTTTGGATGAACGCCTCTCCCAGCGCTTCATCGCGCTCGATCCCAGCGGTTATTTCCTGATCAAGGTTGATGCTGATGCCGGTGAGCTGGTGCTCGAGCACTACGGCAACACCATTGATGAAAAGGGACTGGCCCGAGATTCCGACACCGGTGAGGTGCTGAGCTGCAAAGGCGGCAATGGCCTCCGACAACCCTCAAGGATTTATCGCGGCAGCAGCGCCAAGCAAGTCGGCATCCAACTCACCGAAGGGGACGGGCCGCATCCGCTGAGCCGTTTGGATCATGCTCTGTATCTGGGGCGGGAACTGCAGAAAGCCGAGCAGTGTCTGCTTAATGGCTCTGCCTACGTGCAGGACTGA
- a CDS encoding vitamin K epoxide reductase family protein, producing MGTTRLVSRRRQDAGAKWARIAMAVLATVGVIDTGSITLKRWGLLGNLSCPMGADGCDKVLNSPWGTVADGIPLSFVGLLAYIAVLVMALLPLLPGLAENKSDLSRRTWWGMFSVSLGMVVFSGVLLGLMVFKIQAFCFFCVLSAVLSLSLFLLSVIGGGWDDPGQLIFRGILLALAVLLGGLIWASVVDPDRPEATATGPGVAPVVTTASSTATLALADHLTASGAVMYSAYWCPHCHEQKELFGKKATEQLKVVECAPDGRNNQADLCRSKGLEGFPSWEINGELDSGVKPLEVLADLSGYQGDREF from the coding sequence ATGGGCACCACCCGTCTGGTCAGTCGCCGCCGTCAGGATGCCGGTGCTAAGTGGGCTCGCATCGCCATGGCGGTGCTCGCCACCGTCGGTGTGATCGACACCGGCTCGATCACCCTCAAGCGTTGGGGATTGCTGGGCAACCTCAGCTGCCCGATGGGTGCCGACGGTTGCGACAAGGTGCTCAACAGCCCCTGGGGCACGGTGGCGGACGGCATTCCGCTGTCGTTTGTCGGACTGCTGGCCTACATCGCTGTTCTGGTGATGGCGCTGTTGCCGCTGCTGCCGGGTCTGGCGGAAAACAAGAGCGATCTCTCCCGCCGCACCTGGTGGGGAATGTTCAGCGTCTCTCTGGGGATGGTGGTGTTCAGCGGCGTGTTGCTCGGCCTGATGGTGTTCAAGATCCAGGCCTTTTGCTTCTTCTGCGTTCTGTCCGCCGTTCTCTCGCTCAGCCTGTTTCTGCTGTCGGTGATCGGCGGTGGCTGGGACGATCCCGGTCAGTTGATTTTCCGCGGCATTCTTCTGGCCCTGGCGGTGCTGCTGGGGGGCCTGATCTGGGCCTCCGTTGTGGATCCAGACCGGCCGGAAGCCACGGCCACGGGTCCTGGTGTCGCTCCAGTGGTGACCACCGCCAGTTCCACGGCAACGCTGGCTTTGGCGGACCATCTCACCGCCTCGGGAGCGGTGATGTATTCGGCCTATTGGTGCCCCCATTGCCACGAGCAGAAGGAGTTGTTCGGCAAGAAGGCCACCGAACAGCTGAAGGTGGTGGAGTGCGCGCCCGATGGCCGCAACAACCAGGCAGACCTCTGCCGCAGCAAGGGGCTTGAGGGTTTCCCCAGCTGGGAGATCAACGGTGAACTTGACTCCGGTGTGAAGCCCCTCGAGGTGTTGGCGGATCTGAGCGGTTATCAGGGCGACCGAGAGTTCTGA
- the petL gene encoding cytochrome b6-f complex subunit PetL: MGVGIYLGLVGSGLVVAVVLTKLLKGIKLI; the protein is encoded by the coding sequence ATGGGCGTTGGCATCTATCTCGGCCTTGTTGGATCCGGTCTGGTGGTCGCTGTTGTGCTCACCAAACTTCTCAAGGGAATCAAGCTGATCTGA
- a CDS encoding B12-binding domain-containing radical SAM protein, translating into MRTLFIYPEFPKTFWSYEKILELVNRKVLLPPLGMVTVAALLPQDWEMKLVDRNVRDVTEEEWNWAEMVIISGMIVQKDDMAVQISKAKQRGLPVAIGGPFASSTPDAPELDQADFKILDEGEITLPMFLEALERGDTSGRFTAEGDKPDVTVTPIPRFDLLELDAYDSMSVQFSRGCPFNCEFCDIIVLYGRKPRTKTPEQLVAELQSLYDLGWGRSIFLVDDNFIGNKRNAKLLLPQIRTWQEERGYPFSFATEASVDLADDEEMMQMMHDARFESVFLGIETPDESSLETARKIQNTRNPLDAAVDRITANGIRVMAGFIIGFDGEKDGAGHRIVDFVTRTGIPAAMMGMLQALPKTALWARLEKEGRLIQGEDAAKGVNQTNLLNFKPTRPIRDIANEYVDAFCALYEPNAYMDRVYSYYLKMGAPRWKAAAKLPTWTDIRALSIVIWRQGIKRDTRSRFWKYLLGMARQNPALLEQFLVVLAHNEHFLEYRSIVQQEIREQLESLPPEEPSAQKELQPV; encoded by the coding sequence ATGCGCACCCTCTTCATTTACCCCGAGTTCCCGAAGACCTTCTGGAGTTACGAGAAGATCCTCGAGCTGGTGAACCGCAAGGTGCTGCTGCCCCCTCTGGGGATGGTGACGGTGGCGGCCCTGCTTCCCCAGGACTGGGAGATGAAGCTGGTTGACCGCAACGTGCGGGACGTAACAGAGGAGGAATGGAACTGGGCGGAGATGGTGATCATTTCGGGAATGATCGTGCAGAAGGACGACATGGCCGTGCAGATCAGCAAGGCCAAGCAGCGCGGTTTGCCGGTGGCAATCGGTGGCCCCTTCGCCAGCTCCACTCCGGATGCACCGGAACTCGATCAGGCGGATTTCAAGATCCTCGATGAGGGTGAAATCACCCTGCCGATGTTCCTGGAGGCCCTGGAACGGGGTGACACCAGTGGCCGCTTCACCGCCGAAGGCGACAAGCCGGATGTGACCGTCACTCCGATCCCCCGGTTTGATCTTCTCGAGCTGGACGCCTACGACTCAATGAGCGTGCAGTTTTCGAGGGGCTGCCCATTCAACTGCGAGTTCTGCGACATCATCGTGCTCTACGGCCGTAAGCCGCGCACCAAGACCCCCGAGCAGTTGGTGGCGGAGCTCCAGTCCCTCTATGACCTGGGCTGGGGCCGTTCCATCTTCCTGGTGGACGACAACTTCATCGGCAACAAACGCAACGCCAAGTTGTTGCTGCCGCAGATCCGCACCTGGCAGGAGGAGCGCGGCTATCCGTTCAGCTTTGCCACGGAGGCCTCCGTTGATCTGGCGGATGACGAAGAGATGATGCAAATGATGCACGACGCCCGCTTTGAAAGCGTGTTCCTCGGCATCGAAACTCCGGATGAATCGAGTCTCGAAACGGCCCGCAAGATTCAGAACACCCGCAATCCCCTAGATGCAGCGGTGGATCGGATCACCGCCAACGGCATCCGGGTGATGGCGGGCTTCATCATCGGTTTCGATGGTGAGAAGGATGGTGCAGGCCACCGCATCGTTGATTTCGTGACCCGTACCGGCATCCCCGCCGCGATGATGGGCATGTTGCAGGCCCTGCCCAAAACAGCGCTGTGGGCGCGGCTGGAGAAAGAAGGCCGCCTGATTCAGGGAGAAGATGCCGCCAAAGGCGTGAATCAGACCAACCTGCTGAATTTCAAACCAACCCGACCGATCCGCGATATCGCGAATGAATACGTGGACGCGTTCTGTGCGCTGTACGAACCCAATGCCTACATGGATCGGGTGTACAGCTATTACTTGAAAATGGGCGCACCCCGTTGGAAGGCGGCCGCCAAATTGCCGACCTGGACGGACATCAGAGCTCTGAGCATCGTGATCTGGCGCCAGGGCATCAAGCGCGACACCCGCAGTCGCTTCTGGAAGTACCTACTGGGGATGGCACGCCAGAACCCGGCCCTGCTGGAGCAGTTCCTGGTGGTGCTGGCTCACAACGAGCACTTCCTCGAGTACCGCTCGATCGTGCAGCAGGAAATCCGCGAACAGTTGGAATCACTTCCGCCTGAGGAACCCTCGGCGCAAAAGGAACTGCAGCCTGTTTAA
- the nadB gene encoding L-aspartate oxidase, producing MDPSRPLDAIDPGPWDVVVVGAGAAGLMTCLELPEGLSVLLLNRNTGRRSSSRWAQGGIAAVTRPEDSAGSHADDTLNAGAGLCDGDAVRFLVDAAPRCVDRLQQLGMAFDRDGHGLATTLEAAHSHRRVLHVQDRTGRALVDVLRERVERRPGLLHRRGVRVTRLDVQNGRCCGVQVLDGRHLQHIQARAVVLASGGGGHLFANTTNPAQACGEGIALAWQAGAAVEDLEFVQFHPTALRLDDAPCFLISEAVRGEGGVLVDAQGGSPVDHLLQRDLAPRDQVSRALVQRMWEQGVAQMWLDFSAIPRAQAEARFPTILDRCSEFGLNPLERPIPVAPAAHYWMGGVATDLQAATDLPGLYAVGEVACTGVHGANRLASNSLMECLVFAHRLAEIDLGPAIKPSNPAPPQAYGQALEGAITSAGLMEQIEQLRLFCWQRAGVDRSGRRLNAGLDHLRCELERLDQQPLLNCLQRDALLLDDSSRRDLNLLLDLRHRLVTSKLMLEACLFRQESRGGHFRTDAPSSQPQWQCHSRQSRARGLHTRAVRP from the coding sequence ATGGACCCTTCCCGCCCACTTGATGCCATCGATCCCGGCCCCTGGGATGTTGTGGTGGTGGGTGCTGGGGCAGCGGGTTTGATGACCTGCCTTGAGTTGCCAGAGGGGTTGTCGGTGTTGCTGCTGAACCGCAACACCGGACGCCGCTCCTCCAGCCGCTGGGCCCAGGGGGGCATCGCCGCCGTGACCCGCCCTGAAGACTCAGCGGGCAGCCATGCCGACGACACCCTGAACGCCGGCGCTGGCCTATGTGACGGCGATGCCGTGCGGTTTTTGGTGGACGCCGCACCGCGTTGTGTGGATCGCCTCCAGCAGCTGGGGATGGCCTTTGACCGCGACGGCCATGGCCTGGCCACGACCCTGGAAGCAGCCCACAGCCATCGACGTGTGCTTCATGTGCAGGACCGCACCGGACGCGCCCTGGTGGATGTCCTGCGTGAGCGGGTCGAACGACGGCCCGGCTTGCTGCACCGGCGGGGCGTGCGGGTCACCAGGCTTGATGTGCAGAACGGCCGCTGTTGTGGGGTGCAAGTGCTGGATGGCCGCCACCTGCAACACATCCAGGCCCGCGCCGTGGTGCTGGCCAGCGGCGGCGGTGGACATCTGTTTGCCAACACCACCAATCCGGCCCAGGCCTGCGGAGAGGGCATTGCCCTGGCCTGGCAAGCCGGTGCAGCGGTAGAAGATCTGGAATTCGTGCAGTTCCATCCCACGGCCCTGCGGCTGGACGATGCCCCCTGCTTCCTGATTTCAGAGGCAGTGCGCGGGGAAGGCGGGGTGTTGGTGGATGCCCAGGGGGGAAGTCCGGTGGACCACCTGCTGCAACGTGACCTGGCCCCCAGGGATCAGGTGAGTCGGGCCCTGGTGCAGCGCATGTGGGAGCAGGGCGTGGCCCAGATGTGGCTTGATTTTTCCGCCATTCCCCGTGCCCAGGCGGAAGCGCGTTTCCCCACGATTCTCGACCGCTGCAGCGAATTCGGACTCAACCCCCTCGAACGGCCAATCCCTGTTGCGCCTGCGGCGCATTACTGGATGGGCGGTGTCGCAACGGATCTGCAAGCCGCGACAGACCTTCCCGGCCTCTACGCCGTTGGCGAGGTGGCCTGCACTGGGGTCCATGGCGCCAACCGGCTGGCCAGCAACTCCCTGATGGAATGCCTCGTGTTCGCCCATCGCCTGGCGGAGATCGACCTGGGGCCTGCCATCAAGCCGTCGAACCCTGCCCCGCCGCAGGCTTACGGGCAAGCACTGGAGGGAGCGATCACCAGCGCGGGGTTGATGGAGCAGATCGAGCAGCTGCGCCTGTTCTGCTGGCAACGGGCTGGCGTGGACCGCAGTGGACGCCGGCTCAACGCCGGCCTGGATCACTTGCGCTGCGAGCTGGAACGCCTGGATCAACAACCCTTGCTGAACTGTCTGCAGCGGGATGCTTTGTTGCTGGATGACAGCAGTCGCCGCGATCTGAATCTGTTGCTGGATCTCCGCCACCGACTGGTGACCAGCAAGCTGATGCTGGAGGCCTGCCTGTTCCGCCAAGAGAGCAGGGGAGGACATTTCCGCACGGATGCCCCCTCATCGCAGCCCCAATGGCAATGCCACTCGCGTCAGAGCCGAGCCCGGGGTCTCCACACCCGGGCTGTTCGCCCTTGA
- a CDS encoding GNAT family N-acetyltransferase — protein MSSLTARWHRSIQEIPEQHWQALVSDHAIPFYRWSWLEALESSGSIIPEQGWQPLHLALWRGDVPIAVAPLYLKGHSYGEFVFDQTFARLAGDLGLRYYPKLLGMSPVSPVLGYRFHVLPGEDEAELTAVLLRAIDAFCEHNSILSCNFLYVDPQWRPLAEAAGCATWLNQQSLWSRGDDQSFDDYLNGFNANQRRNIKRERKAVAKAGLTVTPLTGEQLDLELFQIMHGFYEQHCARWGPWGSKYLEQGFFEALAGLHREQVVLFSAHRGDPREPVAMSMCVRDDHHLWGRYWGSEEEIDCLHFEVCYYAPIEWAISQGIDSFDPGAGGSHKRRRGFVARPHASLHRWYQPQMDGLIRAWLPKVNGLMLEEIEAINAELPFKADAPSLSL, from the coding sequence ATGTCGTCACTTACGGCCCGCTGGCATCGTTCGATTCAGGAGATCCCCGAGCAGCACTGGCAGGCTCTGGTTAGTGATCATGCCATTCCCTTTTATCGCTGGAGCTGGCTGGAGGCCCTGGAGAGTTCCGGCAGCATTATTCCGGAGCAGGGCTGGCAACCATTGCATCTGGCCCTGTGGCGTGGGGATGTCCCCATTGCGGTTGCGCCTCTGTACCTCAAGGGCCACAGCTACGGCGAATTCGTGTTCGACCAGACCTTTGCCCGTTTGGCGGGGGATCTGGGGCTGCGTTATTACCCGAAGTTGCTGGGGATGAGCCCGGTGAGCCCGGTGCTGGGCTACCGCTTCCATGTGCTCCCTGGTGAAGATGAAGCGGAGCTCACAGCGGTGCTGCTGCGGGCGATTGATGCCTTCTGCGAGCACAACAGCATCCTCAGCTGCAATTTTCTCTACGTGGATCCCCAGTGGCGCCCCCTGGCGGAAGCGGCCGGCTGTGCCACCTGGCTGAATCAGCAGAGCCTCTGGAGCCGAGGCGACGATCAAAGCTTCGACGACTACCTCAATGGCTTCAACGCCAACCAACGCCGCAACATCAAACGGGAGCGCAAGGCGGTGGCCAAAGCTGGGCTAACGGTGACGCCCCTCACGGGAGAGCAGTTGGATCTGGAGCTGTTCCAGATCATGCATGGCTTTTATGAGCAGCACTGTGCACGCTGGGGGCCGTGGGGCAGCAAGTACCTGGAGCAGGGTTTTTTCGAGGCGCTGGCGGGGTTGCACCGGGAGCAGGTGGTGTTGTTCTCGGCCCATCGCGGTGATCCGCGCGAGCCCGTCGCCATGTCGATGTGCGTGCGCGACGACCACCACCTCTGGGGCCGTTACTGGGGCAGCGAGGAGGAGATCGACTGTCTCCACTTCGAGGTTTGTTACTACGCCCCGATTGAATGGGCGATCAGCCAGGGGATCGACAGCTTTGATCCCGGGGCCGGCGGCAGCCATAAGCGGCGGCGGGGGTTTGTGGCCCGCCCCCACGCCAGCCTGCACCGTTGGTATCAACCGCAGATGGATGGTTTGATCCGGGCTTGGCTGCCCAAGGTGAATGGCTTGATGCTGGAGGAGATCGAAGCGATCAATGCGGAGCTGCCCTTCAAGGCAGACGCTCCATCACTGAGTTTGTAA
- the rimO gene encoding 30S ribosomal protein S12 methylthiotransferase RimO, producing the protein MTSTPTKPTVAFAHLGCEKNRVDTEHMVGLLAQAGYGVSTNENDAAVVVVNTCSFIQDAREESVRTLVGLAEQGKELIIAGCLAQHFQDELLESIPEAKAIVGTGDYQHIVEVLQRVEAGERVNRVSAVPTFVGDEHLPRQRTTDQAVAFLKVAEGCDYRCAFCIIPKLRGDQRSRPIESIVAEAHQLVEQGVQELILISQITTNYGLDLYGKPKLAELLRALGEVEIPWIRVHYAYPTGLTPEVLAAYREVPNVVPYLDLPLQHSHPEVLRAMNRPWQADVNDRLLDQIRDQLPDAVLRTTLIVGFPGETEEHFQHLMEFLRRQRFDHVGVFTFSPEDGTAAAELPNPVDPDVAQARKDALMALQQPISAERNHSWVSRTVDVLIEQHNPQTGQMIGRCARFAPEVDGEVHVQPGEDGQKAAPGTMVPVQITGADVYDLSGRIVGARDMVAAIRADA; encoded by the coding sequence ATGACAAGCACCCCGACGAAACCAACGGTCGCGTTCGCCCACCTGGGCTGCGAAAAGAATCGTGTGGACACCGAACACATGGTGGGTTTGCTGGCGCAGGCCGGCTACGGCGTCAGCACCAACGAAAACGATGCGGCTGTGGTGGTGGTGAACACCTGCAGCTTCATTCAGGACGCCCGCGAGGAATCGGTACGCACCCTTGTGGGCCTGGCGGAACAGGGCAAGGAACTGATCATTGCCGGCTGTCTGGCCCAGCATTTTCAGGATGAACTGCTCGAATCGATTCCTGAAGCGAAGGCGATCGTTGGCACCGGCGACTACCAACACATCGTGGAGGTGTTGCAGCGGGTGGAGGCCGGCGAGCGGGTGAACCGCGTCAGCGCCGTGCCCACCTTTGTCGGGGATGAACACCTGCCGCGTCAGCGCACCACGGACCAGGCGGTGGCGTTCCTCAAGGTGGCGGAGGGCTGCGACTACCGCTGCGCCTTCTGCATCATTCCCAAGCTGCGGGGCGACCAACGCAGCCGGCCGATCGAATCGATCGTGGCCGAAGCGCACCAACTGGTGGAGCAGGGGGTGCAGGAGCTGATCCTGATCAGTCAGATCACCACCAACTACGGCCTGGATCTATACGGCAAGCCAAAGCTGGCGGAACTGCTGCGGGCCCTGGGAGAGGTCGAGATCCCCTGGATCCGCGTGCACTACGCCTACCCGACGGGTCTGACACCAGAGGTGCTGGCGGCCTACCGGGAGGTGCCCAATGTGGTTCCCTATCTGGATCTGCCGCTGCAGCACAGCCACCCGGAGGTGCTGCGGGCGATGAACCGACCCTGGCAAGCGGATGTGAACGACCGGCTGCTGGATCAGATCCGCGACCAGCTCCCCGATGCGGTGTTGCGCACCACCTTGATCGTGGGCTTTCCAGGCGAAACGGAGGAGCACTTCCAGCACCTGATGGAGTTCCTGAGGCGCCAACGCTTCGATCACGTGGGCGTGTTCACTTTCTCGCCAGAGGACGGCACCGCCGCTGCTGAGCTTCCCAACCCGGTGGATCCCGACGTCGCCCAGGCCCGCAAGGACGCCCTGATGGCGCTGCAGCAACCCATTTCCGCCGAACGTAACCACAGCTGGGTGAGCCGCACCGTGGACGTGCTGATCGAGCAGCACAACCCCCAGACCGGGCAGATGATTGGCCGGTGCGCCCGCTTTGCGCCGGAGGTGGATGGGGAGGTGCATGTGCAGCCTGGAGAGGACGGCCAGAAGGCCGCCCCAGGCACAATGGTGCCGGTGCAGATCACGGGTGCCGACGTCTACGACCTGAGCGGACGGATCGTGGGGGCCCGCGACATGGTGGCGGCAATCAGAGCCGACGCTTGA
- a CDS encoding undecaprenyl-diphosphate phosphatase, which translates to MADPSASLGLWEACWRDLVLGIVQGLTEFLPISSTAHLKVVPVLLDWGDPGVSVTAAIQLGSIVAVIAYFRRDLAQVMQGISKAFRHGQWREPEARLGIAMAVGTLPILAVGLAIKLFWDEGYETSPLRSVPSIAVVSIVMALLLAVAERMGPRRKQLSDVSGRDGLVVGLAQVLALIPGVSRSGSTLTASLLDGWQRADAARFSFLLGIPAITIAGIVELKDALAATADAGPLPLVIGILAATVVSWLAIDWLLKFLQRHSTWLFVAYRLLFGVGLLAWWSIHGAH; encoded by the coding sequence ATGGCTGACCCCTCCGCTTCCCTTGGCCTTTGGGAGGCCTGTTGGCGTGATCTGGTGCTTGGCATCGTGCAGGGACTGACGGAATTCCTCCCCATCAGCAGCACGGCACATTTGAAGGTGGTGCCAGTGCTACTGGACTGGGGGGACCCTGGAGTGTCCGTGACGGCCGCCATTCAACTGGGCAGCATCGTTGCGGTGATCGCCTATTTCCGCAGGGACCTTGCCCAGGTGATGCAAGGCATCTCAAAGGCATTTCGCCATGGTCAGTGGCGGGAACCGGAAGCGCGCCTTGGCATCGCCATGGCGGTTGGCACACTTCCGATCCTTGCCGTTGGGCTGGCGATCAAGCTGTTCTGGGATGAGGGCTATGAGACATCGCCGCTGCGCAGTGTTCCCTCGATTGCCGTTGTGTCAATCGTGATGGCGTTGCTGTTGGCGGTCGCTGAACGGATGGGACCGCGGCGCAAGCAGTTGTCGGACGTTTCTGGACGCGATGGCTTGGTGGTCGGTCTGGCCCAGGTGCTGGCACTGATCCCAGGGGTCTCCCGCTCCGGCAGCACCCTGACCGCGTCATTGCTGGATGGCTGGCAGCGGGCCGATGCCGCCCGCTTTTCATTTCTCCTCGGCATTCCGGCGATCACTATCGCTGGCATCGTCGAGCTGAAGGATGCTCTGGCTGCGACGGCCGATGCCGGACCGCTACCACTCGTCATCGGGATCCTAGCGGCGACGGTGGTGTCCTGGTTGGCGATTGACTGGCTGCTCAAGTTTCTGCAGCGCCACAGCACCTGGTTGTTTGTGGCTTACCGACTGCTCTTTGGTGTGGGCCTCCTGGCCTGGTGGTCCATCCACGGCGCACACTGA
- a CDS encoding DUF3120 domain-containing protein — MIGGTWQLTAPDRSWTLAVPRLAAAMVVLPVFLQAPWVRLHPFSATLFTAVLMAVGIVLGQTADRQKAEIGQLLVGFSGSWLAGCLFWGWLRAHPLLHLPVEAFALPLALTGLNSRWRLAAAFYLSSLLGTACTDLMMAVTGVMQAWPTVVMAPIDLAPGLLHQAGLQLLHPLPMLLLALAAVLILGLGRRWSQIGSTWSMAGAVLVTTVWVDGLFLITALLQPGLSGLIE; from the coding sequence TTGATCGGAGGCACCTGGCAACTCACAGCCCCCGATCGGTCCTGGACCCTGGCGGTGCCTCGTTTAGCGGCAGCCATGGTGGTGTTGCCTGTATTTCTGCAAGCCCCCTGGGTGAGGTTGCACCCCTTTTCCGCCACGCTGTTCACTGCAGTGCTGATGGCGGTCGGCATCGTTCTGGGGCAGACCGCAGATCGACAGAAGGCTGAAATCGGCCAGCTTTTGGTGGGATTCAGCGGCAGCTGGTTGGCCGGTTGCCTGTTCTGGGGTTGGCTGCGAGCCCATCCTCTCTTACACCTGCCGGTAGAGGCCTTCGCATTGCCCCTGGCACTGACTGGACTGAACAGTCGCTGGAGGCTGGCAGCAGCCTTTTACCTCTCCTCATTGCTGGGGACAGCCTGCACCGACCTGATGATGGCGGTCACCGGAGTGATGCAAGCCTGGCCCACGGTGGTGATGGCTCCGATCGATCTGGCGCCAGGGCTTCTGCATCAAGCAGGCCTTCAGCTGCTCCATCCCCTGCCGATGCTGCTTCTAGCCCTTGCCGCAGTGTTGATCCTGGGCCTCGGCCGCAGGTGGAGCCAGATTGGTTCCACCTGGAGCATGGCCGGGGCAGTGTTGGTCACAACGGTTTGGGTGGACGGCCTCTTTCTGATCACCGCTCTGCTCCAACCAGGCCTCAGCGGCCTGATCGAGTGA